A window of the Gemmatirosa kalamazoonensis genome harbors these coding sequences:
- a CDS encoding family 43 glycosylhydrolase has product MRRARSLVVAACLTVSVVGARAAAAQTWTSDNGNGTFTNPLFYDEFSDPDLIRVGDDFYLTGTTMHAMPGLPVLHSTDLVNWELLSYALDALDLGPAFRVEDGKEIYGKGIWAPSFRYHDGTFHIFSNVNGQTTQHFTATNPRGPWTRAAMKRGLHDLSVLFDDDGKVWVVWGYRDLHIAQLDSTLTDIVPGTEVAPFGRDALIGEGSHFYKIGGKYYITSAWYAGRMRMPAARADRPQGPWEVNPEISADEDFGLRPGARLRNNGNSPDIVVNPAPASPKHGSMSMHQGGIVQTPAGEWWGWSMYEGNSVGRLTALSPVTWKDGWPYFGLPGNLERTPRTWVKPAVAARGTTGGSKPHAPYTRSDEFTGPRLANVWQWNHVPNDSAWSLRERPGFLRLHSLPAPDFWLARNSLTQRAVGPQSRPTTILETSGMQPGDVAGLAMLDKPYAWIGVRRGDDGFWLEQVDQLSGDTARAKLAPAPARRVWLRADCDFLVERCTFSHSADGTRFTAFGRPLGTIFQLKTFQGVRYALFHYNARGAPGGYADFDAMRVVEPHPHGFTRPIPLGRTVAFRAAGRDTPLALDGQSRFTIIDRGLGRVALRAGTRSAARYLSVAPTSDSTSAVALRAGKPGDGETFQWIEDLYGDATLMSLATHRYLRVERDGRVTSDSRGPTPEPAEGTALQWIPDER; this is encoded by the coding sequence ATGAGGCGCGCCCGCTCTCTCGTCGTGGCCGCGTGCCTAACGGTGTCGGTCGTCGGCGCGCGCGCCGCGGCCGCGCAGACGTGGACGTCGGACAACGGCAACGGCACGTTCACGAACCCGCTGTTCTACGACGAGTTCTCCGACCCCGACCTGATCCGCGTCGGCGACGACTTCTATCTCACGGGGACGACGATGCACGCGATGCCGGGGCTCCCCGTGCTGCACTCGACGGACCTCGTGAACTGGGAGCTCCTGAGCTACGCGCTGGACGCGCTCGACCTCGGTCCGGCGTTCCGCGTCGAGGACGGCAAGGAGATCTACGGCAAGGGCATCTGGGCGCCGTCGTTCCGCTACCACGACGGCACGTTCCACATCTTCAGCAACGTCAACGGGCAGACGACGCAGCACTTCACGGCGACGAATCCGCGCGGCCCGTGGACGCGCGCCGCGATGAAGCGCGGGCTGCACGACCTCTCGGTGCTGTTCGACGACGACGGCAAGGTGTGGGTGGTGTGGGGCTACCGCGACCTCCACATCGCGCAGCTCGACTCGACGCTCACCGACATCGTGCCCGGCACCGAGGTGGCGCCGTTCGGACGCGATGCGCTGATCGGCGAGGGGTCGCACTTCTACAAGATCGGCGGCAAGTACTACATCACGAGCGCGTGGTACGCGGGGCGCATGCGCATGCCCGCCGCGCGCGCCGACCGCCCGCAGGGGCCGTGGGAGGTGAACCCCGAGATCAGCGCCGACGAGGACTTCGGTCTCCGACCCGGTGCTCGGCTGCGCAACAACGGCAACTCGCCCGACATCGTCGTCAACCCAGCCCCCGCGTCGCCGAAGCACGGCAGCATGTCGATGCACCAGGGAGGCATCGTGCAGACGCCCGCCGGGGAATGGTGGGGCTGGTCGATGTACGAGGGGAACTCCGTCGGGCGTCTGACGGCGCTCTCGCCGGTGACGTGGAAGGACGGCTGGCCGTACTTCGGGCTCCCGGGGAACCTCGAGCGGACGCCGCGCACGTGGGTCAAGCCGGCCGTCGCTGCACGCGGGACGACGGGGGGGAGCAAACCGCACGCGCCGTACACGCGGAGCGACGAGTTCACCGGACCGCGGCTCGCGAACGTGTGGCAGTGGAACCACGTGCCGAACGATTCGGCGTGGTCGCTGCGCGAGCGACCGGGATTCCTCCGTCTGCACTCGCTGCCCGCGCCCGACTTCTGGCTGGCGCGCAACAGCCTCACCCAGCGCGCCGTCGGGCCGCAGTCGCGGCCGACGACGATCCTCGAGACGAGCGGCATGCAGCCCGGCGACGTCGCCGGCCTCGCGATGCTCGACAAGCCGTACGCGTGGATCGGCGTGCGCCGCGGCGACGACGGCTTCTGGCTCGAGCAGGTCGACCAGCTCTCGGGCGACACGGCGCGCGCGAAGCTGGCGCCCGCCCCCGCGCGCCGCGTGTGGCTGCGCGCCGACTGCGACTTTCTCGTCGAGCGGTGCACGTTCAGCCACAGCGCCGACGGCACGCGGTTCACCGCGTTCGGCCGGCCGCTCGGCACGATCTTCCAGCTCAAGACGTTCCAGGGGGTGCGCTACGCGCTGTTCCACTACAACGCGCGCGGCGCGCCGGGCGGCTACGCGGACTTCGACGCGATGCGCGTCGTCGAGCCGCACCCGCACGGCTTCACGCGGCCCATTCCGTTAGGCCGCACCGTAGCGTTCCGGGCCGCGGGACGCGACACGCCGCTCGCGCTCGACGGGCAGTCGCGCTTCACGATCATCGACCGCGGGCTCGGGCGCGTCGCGCTGCGCGCCGGCACCCGATCGGCCGCACGCTACCTGTCGGTCGCGCCGACCAGCGACAGCACGAGCGCCGTCGCGCTGCGCGCCGGCAAGCCCGGCGACGGCGAGACGTTCCAGTGGATCGAGGATCTCTACGGCGACGCGACGCTCATGTCGCTCGCGACGCACCGCTACCTGCGCGTCGAGCGCGACGGCCGCGTGACGAGCGACAGCCGCGGGCCGACCCCGGAGCCCGCCGAGGGGACGGCGCTGCAGTGGATCCCGGACGAACGATGA
- a CDS encoding RagB/SusD family nutrient uptake outer membrane protein, producing MKRTHTVLALTALVGAAGCSDLKEVPVTGVAADYFQSTAGANAAVTGTYAQLRAFYGGEQEIRMTMVGTDSWDKGGQLLDQSYWNDYTPQLNGSAGGSANDLLGKWQAGYSAINAANTASASIGSATGIDATTKNTRLGEARFLRALLYFNLVRTYGALQLNLEPTQGVVTTATRTSPDSVYAVGIIPDLQFAIANLPVKQTELYRATKGAAQTLLAEVYLTRAKQGDFDLARDLATAVINSGAYKLNPNYRSLFCANTDDLTGPCSYAPAQKTDPEIIFSVQFVGDGGTDTFGNNLHLYWVMAYDLSGIAVPTLARTPAYGRPYRRVRPTLHLLNLWNRATDSRYDATFQTLWRQPNGDTAIFMPGTATANKVGQGRKYGQNEYGVDLFPTMKKWLDQTRADANTFPGHRDRTLWRLADAYLLRAEANIRAGRPSEAIADINVLRTRAAKPGADNTISASEMTSFNASPIDFLLDERERELAGEEGRWYTLARQGTDVFLRRIKSFNASAAPNVKATHIVRPIPQTQIDRTEGGAAAFPQNPGY from the coding sequence ATGAAGCGCACACACACGGTCCTGGCGCTGACTGCCCTCGTGGGGGCGGCCGGGTGCTCCGACCTGAAGGAAGTGCCGGTCACCGGCGTCGCGGCGGACTACTTCCAGTCGACCGCCGGCGCGAACGCGGCGGTCACGGGCACGTACGCCCAGCTGCGCGCCTTCTACGGCGGCGAGCAGGAGATCCGTATGACCATGGTCGGCACCGACTCGTGGGATAAGGGCGGCCAGCTGCTCGACCAGTCGTACTGGAACGACTACACGCCACAGCTCAACGGCTCGGCCGGCGGGTCGGCGAACGATCTGTTAGGCAAGTGGCAGGCGGGCTACTCGGCGATCAACGCGGCCAACACGGCGAGCGCGTCGATCGGCTCGGCCACGGGGATCGACGCGACGACGAAGAACACGCGTCTCGGCGAGGCGCGGTTCCTCCGCGCGCTGCTGTACTTCAACCTCGTGCGCACGTACGGCGCGCTGCAGCTCAACCTCGAGCCGACGCAGGGCGTGGTGACGACGGCGACGCGGACGTCGCCGGACTCGGTCTACGCGGTCGGGATCATCCCGGACCTGCAGTTCGCGATCGCGAACCTGCCGGTCAAGCAGACGGAGCTCTACCGCGCCACGAAGGGCGCCGCGCAGACGCTGCTCGCCGAGGTGTACCTGACGCGTGCCAAGCAGGGCGACTTCGACCTCGCCCGCGACCTGGCGACGGCGGTCATCAACTCGGGCGCGTACAAGCTGAACCCGAACTACCGCTCGCTGTTCTGCGCGAACACCGACGACCTCACGGGCCCGTGCTCCTACGCGCCGGCGCAGAAGACCGACCCGGAGATCATCTTCTCGGTGCAGTTCGTGGGCGACGGCGGCACCGACACGTTCGGCAACAACCTGCACCTGTACTGGGTGATGGCGTACGACCTGTCGGGCATCGCCGTGCCGACGCTCGCGCGCACGCCCGCGTACGGCCGGCCGTACCGCCGCGTGCGCCCGACGCTGCACCTGCTGAACCTGTGGAACCGCGCGACCGACAGCCGCTACGACGCGACGTTCCAGACGCTGTGGCGGCAGCCGAACGGCGACACGGCCATCTTCATGCCGGGCACGGCGACGGCGAACAAGGTCGGGCAGGGGAGGAAGTACGGGCAGAACGAGTACGGCGTCGACCTGTTCCCGACGATGAAGAAGTGGCTCGACCAGACGCGCGCCGACGCGAACACGTTCCCGGGGCACCGCGACCGCACGCTGTGGCGTCTCGCCGACGCGTACCTGCTGCGCGCCGAGGCGAACATCCGGGCCGGGCGGCCGAGCGAGGCGATCGCCGACATCAACGTGCTGCGCACGCGCGCCGCGAAGCCGGGCGCCGACAACACGATCAGCGCCTCGGAGATGACCAGCTTCAACGCGAGCCCGATCGACTTCCTGCTCGACGAGCGCGAGCGCGAGCTCGCCGGCGAGGAGGGGCGGTGGTACACGCTGGCGCGCCAGGGCACGGACGTGTTCCTGCGGCGCATCAAGTCCTTCAACGCGAGTGCCGCGCCGAACGTGAAGGCGACCCACATCGTCCGGCCGATCCCGCAGACGCAGATCGACCGCACGGAGGGCGGCGCCGCCGCGTTCCCGCAGAACCCCGGCTACTGA
- the galB gene encoding beta-galactosidase GalB, with translation MRRARRAVALAAALLIPSGALGAQPSPRSRVSLDDDWRFTRGDPAGLTVDLRYDVRPEVRDDRDDRPADAQPRAATVPNATATTVLKPWILPTGNRFIADPARRHAPPATPWTGDVPYLRADFDDGAWQRVRLPHDWAIAGPFLTTGNTGGMGRLPTAGVGWYRRKLRVPASDAGKSVFLDVDGAMSYATVWLNGALVGGWPYGYTSWRVDLTPYVVPGGINQLAIRLDNPPQSSRWYPGAGIYRHVWLTTTDRVHVAQWGTVVRARDVSGEAATLDIDVDIDDDAASDATVRTTTRIYALDAAGRRGAAPVASLPAVDTTIAAGTRVVVRRSVVLRHPRRWGPPPTQRPNRYVAVTTLTRGGRTIDTYETRFGVRDVRFHPDSGLLVNGEHVPIRGVNDHHDLGALGAAFDARAAERQLLTLRAMGANAVRMSHNPPAPELLALTDSLGFLVLDEAFDVWERAKTPLDFHLVFDDWHEPDLRAMVRRDRNSPSVILWSIGNEVGEQYTDTAGARIAARLRDIVRSEDPTRPVTSAMNYAKADMPLPAVLDVIGLNYQGEGIRQEPEFEGTDRIRTPPQYPAFHARFPDKAVLSTETASAFSSRGVYLFPVEKGITSPVRDGRGGDAKIRQVSAYELYAVDFGSSADKVFASLDRHPYVAGEFVWTGFDYLGEPTPYYSSRSSYSGIIDLAGFPKDRFWLYQAHWRPDLPMAHLLPHWTWPERVGLVTPVHVFTSGDAAELFLNGKSLGRKTKGPYEYRLRWDDVVYEPGTLEVVAYKNGRRWATDRVTTAGAAARLTATPDRPTIRGDGRDLAFVTVRVTDAAGVTAPRASDAIRFTVDGPGEIVATDNGDPTSFEPFPSHTRRAFNGLALVIVRATPGRTGRITVTATADGLRAGAATISSVHAPR, from the coding sequence GTGAGACGGGCGCGGCGCGCGGTGGCGCTCGCCGCTGCGCTGCTCATCCCGTCAGGCGCGTTAGGCGCGCAGCCGTCGCCGCGGTCGCGCGTCTCGCTCGACGACGACTGGCGGTTCACGCGGGGCGACCCGGCGGGGCTCACGGTCGACCTGCGCTACGACGTGCGCCCCGAGGTGCGCGACGACCGCGACGACCGGCCGGCGGATGCGCAGCCCCGCGCCGCCACGGTGCCTAACGCGACCGCGACGACGGTGCTGAAGCCGTGGATCCTGCCGACCGGCAACCGCTTCATCGCCGATCCCGCGCGCCGCCACGCGCCGCCGGCGACGCCGTGGACCGGCGACGTGCCGTATCTGCGCGCCGACTTCGACGACGGCGCGTGGCAGCGCGTGCGGCTGCCGCACGACTGGGCGATCGCGGGGCCGTTCCTCACGACGGGGAACACCGGCGGCATGGGGCGGCTGCCGACCGCGGGCGTCGGCTGGTATCGGCGCAAGCTGCGCGTGCCGGCGTCGGATGCGGGGAAGTCGGTCTTCCTCGACGTCGACGGCGCGATGTCGTACGCGACCGTGTGGCTGAACGGAGCGCTCGTCGGCGGGTGGCCGTACGGGTACACGTCGTGGCGCGTGGACCTCACGCCGTACGTGGTGCCGGGCGGCATCAACCAGCTCGCGATCCGCCTCGACAACCCGCCGCAGTCGTCGCGCTGGTATCCAGGCGCGGGCATCTACCGCCACGTGTGGCTGACGACGACGGACCGCGTGCACGTGGCGCAGTGGGGCACGGTCGTGCGGGCGCGCGACGTATCGGGCGAGGCGGCGACGCTCGACATCGACGTCGACATCGACGACGACGCGGCGAGCGATGCGACCGTGCGCACGACGACGCGCATCTACGCGCTGGACGCCGCGGGACGACGCGGCGCCGCGCCCGTCGCCTCGCTGCCGGCGGTCGACACGACCATCGCTGCCGGCACGCGCGTCGTGGTGCGGCGCAGCGTCGTGCTGCGGCACCCGCGCCGGTGGGGGCCTCCGCCCACGCAGCGGCCGAACCGCTACGTCGCCGTCACGACGCTGACGCGCGGCGGCCGGACCATCGACACGTACGAGACGCGGTTCGGCGTGCGCGACGTGCGATTCCATCCCGACTCGGGGCTGCTCGTGAACGGCGAGCACGTCCCGATCCGTGGCGTGAACGACCACCACGACCTCGGGGCGTTAGGCGCCGCGTTCGACGCGCGCGCGGCGGAGCGCCAGCTCCTCACGCTGCGCGCGATGGGCGCGAACGCGGTGCGCATGAGCCACAACCCGCCCGCGCCCGAGCTGCTCGCGCTCACCGACAGCCTCGGGTTCCTCGTGCTCGACGAGGCGTTCGACGTGTGGGAGCGCGCGAAGACGCCGCTCGACTTCCACCTCGTGTTCGACGACTGGCACGAGCCGGACCTGCGCGCGATGGTCCGGCGCGACCGCAACAGCCCGTCCGTGATCCTGTGGAGCATCGGCAACGAGGTCGGCGAGCAGTACACCGACACGGCGGGCGCGCGCATCGCGGCGCGGCTGCGCGACATCGTGCGCTCGGAGGATCCGACGCGGCCGGTGACGAGCGCCATGAACTACGCGAAGGCCGACATGCCGCTCCCCGCGGTGCTCGACGTCATCGGCCTGAACTACCAGGGGGAGGGGATCCGCCAGGAGCCGGAGTTCGAGGGGACCGACCGCATCCGCACGCCGCCGCAGTATCCCGCGTTCCACGCACGCTTCCCCGACAAGGCCGTGCTCAGCACCGAGACCGCGTCGGCGTTCAGCAGCCGCGGTGTGTACCTGTTTCCCGTGGAGAAGGGGATCACCTCGCCGGTGCGCGACGGCCGCGGTGGTGACGCGAAGATCCGCCAGGTGAGCGCGTACGAGCTGTACGCGGTCGACTTCGGCTCGTCGGCCGACAAGGTGTTCGCGTCGCTCGATCGACACCCGTACGTGGCGGGTGAGTTCGTGTGGACCGGCTTCGACTATCTCGGGGAGCCCACGCCCTACTACTCGTCCCGCTCGTCCTACTCGGGAATCATCGACCTCGCGGGGTTCCCGAAGGACCGGTTCTGGCTGTACCAGGCGCACTGGCGCCCCGACCTCCCGATGGCGCACCTGCTGCCGCACTGGACGTGGCCGGAGCGGGTGGGGCTCGTCACGCCGGTGCACGTCTTCACGTCGGGCGACGCGGCGGAGCTGTTCCTGAACGGGAAGTCGTTAGGCCGGAAGACGAAGGGGCCGTACGAGTACCGTCTGCGGTGGGACGACGTGGTGTACGAGCCCGGGACGCTCGAGGTGGTGGCGTACAAGAACGGCCGGCGGTGGGCCACCGACCGCGTGACGACCGCCGGCGCCGCGGCGCGCCTGACGGCGACGCCCGACCGCCCGACGATCCGCGGCGACGGGCGCGACCTCGCGTTCGTGACGGTGCGCGTGACCGATGCCGCCGGCGTCACCGCGCCGCGCGCGAGCGACGCGATCCGCTTCACGGTCGACGGCCCGGGCGAGATCGTGGCGACGGACAACGGCGACCCGACGAGCTTCGAGCCGTTCCCGTCGCACACGCGGCGCGCGTTCAACGGGCTCGCGCTCGTCATCGTGCGCGCGACGCCCGGACGTACGGGACGCATCACGGTCACCGCGACGGCGGACGGGCTCCGTGCCGGCGCGGCGACGATCAGCAGCGTTCACGCGCCGCGCTAG
- a CDS encoding alpha/beta hydrolase, with product MLRHALLFTAGAIAAATSLGAQPARPAPNVPVPVPNAAPVVTERVKVHGTSLEGNLEGDSPDRDVIVYLPPSYAKSGRRRYPVLYALHGYSISNERWTTEIHTPQTIEGAFATGTREMIVVLANAQTLHNGSMYSNSVTTGNWEDFIAHDLVAYVDTHYRTIADRRSRGVAGHSMGGYGTVRIAMRHPDVFSAFYAMSPCCMSARGAPSAESATRLEAVVAGGDTAGSRSLDFGTRATLASAAAWSPNPNAPPFYLDLPTKDGVPQPQVLARWAANAPLAMVDQYVANLRRYAAIALDVGDQDGLRRDTAELHRILDAYGIANTFELYPGDHVSAVADRMQNHVLPFFGKYLAFDAR from the coding sequence ATGCTCCGACACGCGCTGCTCTTCACCGCCGGCGCGATCGCCGCCGCGACCTCGTTAGGCGCCCAGCCAGCCCGCCCCGCGCCCAACGTCCCGGTGCCGGTGCCTAACGCGGCGCCCGTCGTCACCGAGCGCGTGAAGGTCCACGGCACGTCGCTCGAGGGCAACCTCGAGGGCGACTCGCCGGACCGCGACGTCATCGTGTACCTGCCGCCGAGCTACGCGAAGAGCGGGCGCCGCCGCTACCCGGTCCTCTACGCGTTGCACGGCTACTCGATCAGCAACGAGCGGTGGACGACCGAGATCCACACGCCGCAGACGATCGAGGGCGCGTTCGCGACCGGCACGCGCGAGATGATCGTCGTCCTCGCGAACGCGCAGACGCTGCACAACGGGTCGATGTACTCCAACTCGGTCACCACGGGGAACTGGGAGGACTTCATCGCCCACGACCTCGTCGCGTACGTCGACACGCACTACCGCACCATCGCCGACCGCCGGAGCCGCGGCGTCGCCGGCCACTCGATGGGCGGCTACGGCACGGTGCGCATCGCGATGCGCCACCCCGACGTCTTCTCGGCGTTCTACGCGATGAGCCCGTGCTGCATGTCGGCGCGCGGCGCCCCGTCCGCCGAGTCCGCGACGCGGCTGGAGGCGGTCGTCGCGGGCGGCGACACGGCCGGCTCCCGGTCGCTCGACTTCGGCACGCGCGCGACGCTCGCGTCGGCCGCCGCGTGGTCACCGAACCCGAACGCGCCACCGTTCTACCTCGACCTGCCGACGAAGGACGGCGTCCCGCAGCCGCAGGTGCTCGCGCGCTGGGCCGCGAACGCGCCGCTCGCGATGGTCGACCAGTACGTCGCGAACCTGCGCCGCTACGCCGCGATCGCGCTCGACGTGGGCGATCAGGACGGCCTGCGCCGCGACACCGCGGAGCTGCACCGCATCCTCGACGCATACGGCATCGCGAACACGTTCGAGCTCTACCCCGGCGACCACGTGAGCGCCGTCGCCGACCGGATGCAGAACCACGTGCTCCCGTTCTTCGGCAAGTACCTCGCGTTCGACGCGCGGTGA
- a CDS encoding Plug domain-containing protein produces the protein MRSHSGLLPRLATLAVLGAAAWGGGCAANQRRPERRLDRTVITREQMLDGNYTNAFDAVSALHSIWLRPRGVDSFLVPSIVWVYVDGIRVGGVDALQSIQPRLVNTIRFYDGASATSRWGVDNGAGVIHVSTWKEGAPGMLVPDSTRRPARPDST, from the coding sequence ATGCGGAGTCACTCCGGACTGCTGCCCCGGCTCGCGACGCTGGCCGTACTCGGCGCGGCCGCGTGGGGCGGGGGGTGCGCGGCGAACCAGAGGCGCCCCGAGCGGCGGCTGGACCGCACGGTGATCACGCGCGAGCAGATGCTCGACGGCAACTACACGAACGCGTTCGATGCCGTGTCGGCGCTGCACTCGATCTGGCTGCGCCCGCGCGGGGTCGACAGCTTCCTCGTGCCGAGCATCGTCTGGGTGTACGTGGACGGGATCCGCGTCGGCGGCGTCGACGCGCTGCAGTCCATCCAGCCGCGCCTCGTCAACACCATCCGCTTCTACGACGGGGCGTCGGCGACGAGCCGCTGGGGCGTCGACAACGGCGCCGGCGTGATCCACGTCTCGACGTGGAAGGAGGGCGCGCCGGGGATGCTGGTGCCCGACAGCACGCGCCGGCCGGCGCGGCCCGACTCGACGTGA
- a CDS encoding SusC/RagA family TonB-linked outer membrane protein: MQRWVLTAVVALCFAGTAQAQTAGRLTGTVSIEGRGLPNATVIVVGTNPVLGTTTDAAGRYSLNAVPAGPRQVQARLIGYAPLTLPVTITAGQTATLNFGLTSQAVQLQGIVTVGYGTQSRREVTGAVSSLKAEDLHQVVSANPLDAIKGRIPGVDITSSSFEPGAAAAIRIRGTRSISASNNPLYVVDGVPITGDLRDIDQNSIDRIEVLKDASAAAVYGSRGANGVIMITTKKGGTNGITEFTLNSTYGASKIRREVPMMGAQEFANFRREAYRNGSVAAAAQACANYMTNPAPCDVFALDPTMRANLAAGVNTDWQQELLRTGSLGNTQLGFAGGNAETRFRAGFGYLNQTGIAITQDYNARTFSFNVDHNHKRLNLQLGVQAAKNHRDAGLGAIMWDEALFNPPLGRVRDSTGAYVFLPTEDGLLVNPVMNAQSYIHQIDRTNLLGTLTGSFELLNGLRFHTNFGPQYTNQSDGALQGIYTRAKRGQGAPDATDRRTQNTNYTLSNFLDFDRTFRGDKHHVQATALYEIASFRTVFDSAAALALPFDNQLWYSLGTGSTPTLNGSYTKTALQSWMGRVNYTLLDRYTFSATGRYDGSSVLAEGHKFAFFPAASLGWQIGDEPFMQNVPGLSDLKLRLSYGRVGNSAIGAYQTLGLLGRTWYASGGNYLVGFQPGAIPNPDLRWETTDKFNLGVDFGFFQQRIAGSVDAYRENTHDLLLPRALPYSSGYTSVLQNVGATKNLGLEFALTTQNIEPGHGLEWSTDFNISVNRNRIVSLQSGLTADVGSNRYVGQPINVYFDYKYIGLWQIADSALARTSCGCTPGSIRVADLNGDGKITADDRTIIGRHYNNPRWQGSLNNRFKFGALDLSVLAAARVGYDINDSFQAAYNGLAGRFNNISTNYWTPENQSGTDPRPSTNGLGSYAGSRNYVDGSFVRVRDITLGYTLGKTLAQRISASRARLYVRAQDPFIFTKYKGWDPEAGFSAGNGNSQSSQPDVGGPAFRSLLAGIDVTF, encoded by the coding sequence ATGCAACGCTGGGTGCTCACCGCGGTCGTCGCGCTCTGCTTCGCCGGCACGGCGCAAGCGCAAACGGCGGGACGCCTTACTGGAACGGTGTCGATCGAGGGGCGAGGGCTCCCGAACGCGACGGTGATCGTCGTCGGGACCAATCCCGTCCTCGGGACGACCACGGACGCCGCCGGGCGGTACTCCCTGAACGCCGTGCCGGCCGGCCCCCGCCAGGTGCAGGCCCGCCTCATCGGCTACGCCCCGCTCACGCTGCCGGTGACCATCACCGCCGGCCAGACGGCGACGCTGAACTTCGGGCTCACCTCGCAGGCCGTGCAGCTCCAGGGGATCGTCACCGTCGGCTACGGCACACAGAGCCGCCGCGAGGTCACCGGCGCGGTCTCGTCGCTGAAGGCCGAGGACCTCCACCAGGTCGTCAGCGCCAACCCGCTCGACGCCATCAAGGGGCGCATCCCCGGCGTCGACATCACGTCGAGCAGCTTCGAGCCCGGCGCGGCCGCCGCCATCCGGATCCGCGGCACCCGCTCGATCTCGGCGAGCAACAACCCGCTGTACGTCGTCGACGGGGTGCCGATCACCGGCGACCTGCGCGACATCGACCAGAACAGCATCGACCGGATCGAGGTCCTGAAGGACGCCTCCGCCGCCGCCGTCTACGGCAGCCGCGGCGCGAACGGCGTCATCATGATCACGACGAAGAAGGGCGGCACCAACGGCATCACGGAGTTCACGCTCAACTCCACCTACGGCGCGTCCAAGATCCGCCGCGAGGTGCCGATGATGGGTGCCCAGGAGTTCGCGAACTTCCGCCGCGAGGCGTACCGCAACGGCAGCGTTGCGGCCGCGGCGCAGGCGTGCGCGAACTACATGACCAACCCGGCGCCGTGCGACGTGTTCGCGCTCGACCCGACCATGCGCGCGAACCTCGCGGCCGGCGTGAACACGGACTGGCAGCAGGAGCTGCTGCGCACCGGGTCGCTCGGCAACACGCAGCTCGGCTTCGCCGGCGGCAACGCGGAGACGCGCTTCCGCGCCGGCTTCGGGTACCTGAACCAGACCGGCATCGCCATCACGCAGGACTACAACGCCCGCACGTTCTCGTTCAACGTCGACCACAACCACAAGCGGCTGAACCTGCAGCTCGGTGTGCAGGCCGCGAAGAACCACCGCGACGCCGGCCTCGGCGCGATCATGTGGGACGAGGCGCTCTTCAATCCGCCCCTCGGTCGCGTGCGGGACTCCACCGGCGCCTACGTGTTCCTGCCGACCGAGGACGGGCTCCTCGTGAATCCGGTGATGAACGCGCAGAGCTACATCCACCAGATCGACCGGACCAACCTGCTCGGCACGCTCACCGGCTCGTTCGAGCTGCTCAACGGGCTCCGCTTCCACACGAACTTCGGGCCGCAGTACACCAACCAGTCCGACGGCGCGCTGCAGGGCATCTACACGCGCGCGAAGCGCGGCCAGGGCGCCCCGGACGCCACGGACCGGCGCACGCAGAACACGAACTACACGCTGAGCAACTTCCTCGACTTCGACCGCACGTTCCGCGGTGACAAGCACCACGTGCAGGCCACGGCGCTGTACGAGATCGCGAGCTTCCGGACGGTCTTCGACAGCGCCGCGGCGCTCGCGCTGCCGTTCGACAACCAGCTCTGGTACAGCCTCGGCACGGGCTCGACGCCGACGCTGAACGGGTCGTACACGAAGACGGCGCTCCAGTCGTGGATGGGGCGCGTCAACTACACGCTGCTCGACCGCTACACGTTCTCGGCCACGGGCCGGTACGACGGCTCCAGCGTGCTCGCCGAGGGGCACAAGTTCGCGTTCTTCCCGGCCGCGTCGTTAGGCTGGCAGATCGGCGACGAGCCGTTCATGCAGAACGTGCCGGGCCTCTCCGACCTGAAGCTGCGCCTCAGCTACGGCCGGGTCGGTAACAGCGCCATCGGTGCCTACCAGACGCTCGGCCTGCTGGGCCGGACGTGGTACGCGAGCGGCGGCAACTATCTCGTCGGCTTCCAGCCGGGGGCCATCCCGAACCCGGACCTGCGCTGGGAGACGACCGACAAGTTCAACCTCGGCGTGGACTTCGGCTTCTTCCAGCAGCGTATCGCCGGCAGCGTCGACGCGTACCGCGAGAACACGCACGACCTGCTCCTCCCGCGCGCGCTTCCGTACTCGTCGGGCTACACGTCGGTGCTGCAGAACGTCGGCGCGACGAAGAACCTCGGGCTCGAGTTCGCGCTGACCACGCAGAACATCGAGCCGGGGCACGGCCTCGAGTGGTCGACCGACTTCAACATCTCGGTCAACAGGAACCGGATCGTCAGTCTTCAGAGCGGGCTCACGGCGGACGTCGGCAGCAACCGCTACGTCGGCCAGCCGATCAACGTCTACTTCGACTACAAGTACATCGGCCTCTGGCAGATCGCCGACTCGGCGCTCGCCCGCACGTCGTGCGGGTGCACGCCCGGGAGCATCCGCGTCGCGGACCTGAACGGCGACGGGAAGATCACGGCGGACGACCGAACCATCATCGGCCGGCACTACAACAACCCGCGCTGGCAGGGGAGCCTCAACAACCGCTTCAAGTTCGGCGCGCTCGACCTGTCGGTGCTCGCGGCCGCCCGCGTCGGCTACGACATCAACGACAGCTTCCAGGCCGCCTACAACGGTCTCGCCGGTCGCTTCAACAACATCTCGACGAACTACTGGACGCCGGAGAACCAGTCCGGCACCGATCCGCGGCCGAGCACCAACGGTCTCGGCTCGTACGCCGGCTCGCGCAACTACGTCGACGGCTCGTTCGTGCGCGTCCGCGACATCACGCTCGGCTACACGCTCGGCAAGACGCTCGCGCAGCGCATCAGCGCGAGCCGCGCGCGGCTGTACGTGCGTGCGCAGGACCCGTTCATCTTCACGAAGTACAAGGGGTGGGATCCCGAGGCGGGCTTCAGCGCCGGCAACGGCAACAGCCAGTCCTCGCAGCCCGACGTCGGTGGCCCGGCGTTCCGCTCGCTGCTCGCCGGCATCGACGTCACCTTCTGA